The nucleotide window TCGAAAGTTTATGAAATAGTCTCTAAGATACCTAAAGGTAAAGTAACTACATACGGTCAGATTGCGTTATTTTTAGGCGATGTAAGAAATGCACGCATAGTAGGCTGGGCTATGAAAGCGGCGCCGGACTATCTTAATTTACCCTGCCACAGGGTAGTTAACAGATTCGGAGAAATGGCACCAGAATACGCATTTGGTTCAAAGGAAATTCAGAGGGCAATGCTGGCTTCGGAAGGGATTACTTTCAAGGATAATGGATGCGTAGATATAAAGAAACATTTATGGAGGGGACCGGATGGCAATATATAAAGGAGCGTGTAAAAAGTTATGATCAAAAAAGCAAGAAGTATTATTCTTCTATCTTCAATTCGTAATTTGAAACCAGGCCCGGACATAAATAGGATTATGCTATTTTGAGCAACGAATGAGCATTATGAAAGTTTTGATAAGTTCTTGGCTTTGCT belongs to Clostridiales bacterium and includes:
- a CDS encoding methylated-DNA--[protein]-cysteine S-methyltransferase produces the protein MASNFFSKVYEIVSKIPKGKVTTYGQIALFLGDVRNARIVGWAMKAAPDYLNLPCHRVVNRFGEMAPEYAFGSKEIQRAMLASEGITFKDNGCVDIKKHLWRGPDGNI